In Oscillatoria sp. FACHB-1407, the genomic stretch CTGCATCGGTATCGAGATCGAGGAGATTGCCCTCTGCATCCAGTGCAAGGTCGGCGTCTACATCTGCATCGATATCGGCATCCAGGTCAGTGTCGTCGCCCCCGCCTGCCAGGATGACAAATAGAAAAAGAGAGACGCCCAAGCCTAGAAAAATCCAGTAGGGCAAGTTGGACAGGTGAAAGAGCGGCATGGTAGTGAGAGATGAAGCGAAGCCAGCAGCTATAACCCATTGTTCGTAGACCTATGTCATCGAACAATGACTTCACCACCATAGCCGCTCTCTCCTGGGAATGATGTCAAAACGCGAAGTTTTTTAATTTTTGGTTGCTTATGCTAATCCTCAAAAATGGCGGTTAAAACCGTAGTGATACGACCAAAGCTCACCGACGCGGACTTCTTAAATTGAGGTTTCTGTAACCTGCATAAACAGGTGTTGCTCAGATAGCCGCAACTCCAGTCGCCAAGACGACCAGAAGATGAGCTTTTCAGACTTCAGCCTGCCGTTTTAACCGCCCCCATTCCTGATTTCTAATCCCACCTTAAACGAACGTGAAGTAGGGTTGAGCAAGGCTCAAATTTGTTACGCCTTCAACTACTGCAATGAGTTCATCGGGTCGGCGTCCAGGTTCGTCTCGATAGATACCCACACTCCGCCTGGTAGAGCCTCCACCTCGCCTAATGACATAATTTGCAGCAGTGCCCTCCAGTTGGATGAAATCAACCCGTCGTCTAAAGTCACGAATCACTGCATAATCCTGTAACCCTGCAACAAAGCGTCGTCCATCGTTGTAAAACGCCTGCGTCGTGTTGCCCAAGACAAACAGATCGCGCCCACTACCGCCGGTCATCACATCGATCTCATTTCTGCCGGGTCGGGCAGCGGTTTCGTTGACTCCAACCAGGGTGTCGTTACCGCCTAAACCTGTCAGTTCATCATTGCCTGCACCCCCATACAGACCGTCAATGCCATTGCCACCGTCCAATTCGTCGTTGCCATCGCCAGCACTGAGGAAGTCGTTTTCAGAACCCCCTAACAGGCGATCGCTCCCTGCTCCCCCAAACAGTTGGTCAGCACCATTTCCGGCATCTAACAGGTCGTCGCCTGCTTCACCATCAAGGGTATCTGCACCAAAGCCACCATAGAGGCTGTCGTTGTCAGCATCGCCATTGAGGTAATCAACCCCATCCTCACCATAGAGGCGATCGACTCCTTCACCACCCGCCAGGTTGTCGTTGCCGAAGCCTCCTTCCAGGAAATCGTCACCATCATCTCCGGATAGGCGATCGGCTCCATCGTCCCCATTCAGGTAGTCTTCACCCCGACCCCCAAACAGATCGTCATTGCCGTCACCCCCATACAGGTCATCGTCACCGCTACCGCCATTGAGTTCGTCATCGTCATCACCACCCGACAACCGATCCTCGCCTGAGTCTCCTCTCAGTTCATCTTCGCCATCATTACCAAAGAGGCGATCGGCTCCCTCACCCCCTGCAATGTCGTCATCGCCTCTGTTGCCGGACAGGGT encodes the following:
- a CDS encoding calcium-binding protein, with translation MTNLDSIGNTETAVDDMAFIPGTFRDDTLNGSSSDDLILGYAGNDTLSGNRGDDDIAGGEGADRLFGNDGEDELRGDSGEDRLSGGDDDDELNGGSGDDDLYGGDGNDDLFGGRGEDYLNGDDGADRLSGDDGDDFLEGGFGNDNLAGGEGVDRLYGEDGVDYLNGDADNDSLYGGFGADTLDGEAGDDLLDAGNGADQLFGGAGSDRLLGGSENDFLSAGDGNDELDGGNGIDGLYGGAGNDELTGLGGNDTLVGVNETAARPGRNEIDVMTGGSGRDLFVLGNTTQAFYNDGRRFVAGLQDYAVIRDFRRRVDFIQLEGTAANYVIRRGGGSTRRSVGIYRDEPGRRPDELIAVVEGVTNLSLAQPYFTFV